One genomic window of Pieris rapae chromosome 15, ilPieRapa1.1, whole genome shotgun sequence includes the following:
- the LOC110994833 gene encoding uncharacterized protein LOC110994833, producing MLPFPREYDQVQRLLPRSERDGNEPSYFSLIPSSSSNMSSSSTDTSSGSYENYLSLSSTETPEFLPYQLFKSSCDTSIHRANDRSFFGFSNHSKVSRQISETPFSRSDRPAPRRTIIPETNKKNHLDLYNELFATKETEITSEPSNRSLQALNRFRDLSTAPSSTPYTANRNEWELDMDIPNSQILISSMNYDSPHAAKLVPNHPSNSNWIDLETLESPSGSFSETSISKRNSIMSSSSFEFLPPVSPIRQFERINQAVGASGTVSQGCAMSTGTDYMPRAIRNSAKYERQILGAASSSGIFRESSVSPICNKNYPSFMENMAPVSSFENQRNIETLIRRSSSGMYGENAFSPTMKSREMPQLSPIRNPNRFEGRNWDARSSGIFSETSISSITSNSPGSIGYMPRVSPITNPINFEILNEDTMSSSGIKTDKLCTFCKKNGERQKVYSTHTVKVKVGNKQIVTCPVLRSHVCTMCGGTGDNAHTVTYCPLVSDSNKRRPPSTTVTLKSTRMKSNGKKRYNYNN from the exons ATGCTACCGTTTCCGAGAGAATATGATCAGGTTCAACGTCTTTTACCAAGATCAGAAAGAGATG GAAATGAACCGTCTTATTTCTCCCTCATTCCGTCTTCGTCCTCGAACATGTCATCAAGTTCTACTGATACTTCATCTGGGTCGTACGAAAATTATCTTTCACTTTCTAGTACTGAAACGCCAGAATTTCTACCTTACCAACTATTCAAATCATCATGCGATACGTCTATACACCGTGCCAACGACAGGAGTTTCTTTGGATTTTCAAACCATTCCAAAGTTTCCAGGCAGATTTCAGAAACACCATTTTCACGTAGTGATCGACCAGCGCCTAGGCGGACCATCATACccgaaacaaataaaaagaacCACTTGGATCTGTACAATGAGTTGTTTGCCACCAAAGAAACAGAAATTACTTCAGAACCTTCAAATAGGTCGCTACAAGCGCTGAATAGGTTTCGTGATTTAAGTACAGCTCCAAGTTCTACTCCATATACAGCAAATCGAAACGAGTGGGAGTTAGATATGGACATACCCAATTCacagattttaatttcttccATGAACTATGACAGTCCTCATGCAGCCAAACTTGTACCAAACCATCCATCTAATTCTAATTGGATAGATTTGGAAACACTGGAATCACCTTCCG gaTCATTTAGTGAAACCTCAATTTCTAAAAGAAATAGTATTATGAGCTCCAgttcatttgaatttttacCACCTGTCTCACCTATAAGACAATTTGAGAGGATAAATCAGGCTGTTGGTGCATCAG gtACCGTAAGTCAAGGTTGTGCTATGAGTACTGGTACTGACTACATGCCACGGGCAATAAGAAATTCAGCTAAGTATGAGAGACAAATTCTTGGTGCTGCTTCATCTTCAg gtATATTTCGTGAAAGTTCAGTTTCtccaatttgtaataaaaattaccccAGTTTTATGGAAAATATGGCACCGGTCTCATCCTTCGAAAATCAGAGAAAtattgaaacattaattcGAAGATCATCTTcag GAATGTATGGTGAAAACGCATTTTCACCAACTATGAAGAGTCGTGAAATGCCACAACTTTCACCTATAAGAAATCCTAATCGTTTTGAGGGACGAAATTGGGATGCTAGATCTTCAG gaaTATTCAGTGAAACTTCTATTTCATCAATAACAAGCAACAGCCCTGGCTCTATTGGATACATGCCACGGGTCTCGCCTATAACCAATCCCATAAACTTTGAAATACTTAATGAAGACACTATGTCATCTTCAG gaATAAAAACCGACAAACTGTgcacattttgtaagaaaaatggTGAACGACAAAAAGTGTATAGCACCCACACTGTCAAAGTAAAAGTCGGAAACAAGCAGATAGTTACATGCCCTGTCCTACGTTCTCATGTTTGTACTATGTGTGGAGGAACCGGTGACAATGCCCATACAGT gACCTACTGCCCACTGGTATCTGACTCAAATAAGAGACGGCCACCATCCACCACAGTTACCTTGAAGTCTACCCGCATGAAGAGCAATGGTAAAAAACGATacaactataataattaa